In the Magnolia sinica isolate HGM2019 chromosome 15, MsV1, whole genome shotgun sequence genome, one interval contains:
- the LOC131227872 gene encoding uncharacterized protein At2g29880-like, whose translation MNKVAKIVMETFSVQVDGEKCRNRLRTLKKKYNLAKLALSKSGFGWDEERKCVTAEPDVWDEFIKAKPEAIHIRNKPFPLLAQFDIICGDNSATGNAARTTSDLEEEVLHSSHYMDAIPLSSYPSESYTPFAPPDDVYSDGTQGQYQYGEGSGQRDVRNSAPRPLKKKKNGSIASTVIEKFECVQETMDEYVSFKTKTTGRLWDELENMTTIDSDMMYRAYTFLAERPHFASTFLDHVSPIQKNEWLERMIP comes from the exons ATGAATAAAGTAGCAAAAATTGTGATGGAGACATTTTCTGTGCAAGTGGATGGAGAAAAGTGCAGGAATCGGTTACGAACGCTTAAAAAGAAATATAACTTGGCAAAGCTTGCACTTAGCAAAAGTGGCTTCGGTTGGGATGAAGAAAGAAAATGTGTTACCGCTGAACCAGACGTTTGGGATGAATTCATCAAG GCAAAACCTGAAGCTATTCATATCAGAAACAAGCCATTTCCACTGCTAGCTCAGTTTGATATTATATGTGGGGACAATTCTGCTACAGGAAACGCAGCACGAACTACATCCGATCTTGAGGAAGAAGTCCTCCATTCATCTCATTACATGGATGCCATCCCATTGTCCTCATACCCCTCTGAATCATATACACCATTTGCACCACCCGATGATGTATATTCCGACGGAACACAAGGTCAATATCAATATGGCGAAGGAAGCGGTCAAAGGGATGTGAGAAACTCTGCTCCAAggccattaaagaagaagaagaatggctctATTGCATCAACTGTTATTGAAAAGTTTGAATgcgtacaggaaacaatggatgaATATGTTTCATTCAAAACTAAAACAACAGGAAGACTATGGGATGAGTTGGAGAATATGACAACCATTGATTCTGACATGATGTATAGGGCCTACACATTCCTTGCGGAAAGACCGCATTTTGCTTCTACGTTCCTAGATCATGTAAGTCCTATTCAAAAGAATGAATGGTTGGAGAGGATGATTCCCtag
- the LOC131226846 gene encoding uncharacterized protein LOC131226846, producing MAPPPNNLRCLISSVYGPSIDSSRVEFWEELTSPRQSLSGPCCVVGDFNIIRYTEEHLRSRKVSSAMRAFSDWIENQELVDLPLLGAKFTWTNGRANPILSRLDRFLVSPKWLETFPFISQSARTTSDHCSILLSVEGYAGHRLLSKLKTPQRKVKVVEVYSASQKEFRIGLYVFRIAKD from the exons ATGGCCCCTCCACCGAATAACTTGAGGTGTCTTATATCCTCTGTGTATGGCCCCTCCATCGATTCTAGCAGAGTAGAATTTTGGGAAGAGCTGACCTCTCCTAGACAGTCTCTCTCAGGCCCATGTTGTGTAGTCGGGGACTTCAACATCATTAGATACACGGAGGAACACTTGCGCAGCAGAAAGGTCTCTTCAGCTATGAGGGCTTTCTCTGATTGGATAGAAAATCAGGAGTTAGTCGATCTTCCATTACTAGGAGCCAAATTCACGTGGACTAACGGGCGAGCGAATCCGATCCTTTCCAGATTGGATAGATTTTTGGTCTCTCCTAAATGGCTGGAAACGTTCCCTTTCATCTCTCAGTCAGCGAGAACAACCTCTGATCACTGTTCGATCTTACTCTCG GTGGAAGGATATGCAGGCCATAGACTCCTCTCCAAACTTAAGACTCCTCAAAGAAAAGTTAAAGTAGTGGAAGTATACTCAGCATCACAAAAGGAATTCCGAATTGGACTCTATGTTTTCCGAATTGCAAAAGATTGA